One window of the Ananas comosus cultivar F153 linkage group 21, ASM154086v1, whole genome shotgun sequence genome contains the following:
- the LOC109726131 gene encoding WD repeat domain-containing protein 83, with protein MAASGAEGLPGRREGGGGEAAVLRGHEGAVLAVRFNGDGNYCLSCGRDRTLRLWNPHRPAHIKTYSSHAREVRDVHVTTDNAKLVSCGGDRQLFYWDVSSGRVIRKFRGHDSEVNSVKFNEYNSVVVSAGYDRSVRAFDCRSQSAEPIQIVDSFQDSVMSVILTKTEIIAGSVDGTVRTFDIRMGREVVDNLGHPVNCISLSNDGNCILASCLDSTLRLLDRSTGELLQEYKGHTCKSFKMDCCLTNTDAHVVSGSEDGFIFFWDLVDASVVSSFRAHSSVVTSVSYHPKDACMLTSSVDGTVRVWKQ; from the exons ATGGCGGCGTCGGGGGCGGAGGGGCTGCCGGGGCGGAGAGAGGGGGGTGGTGGTGAAGCGGCGGTGCTGCGGGGGCACGAGGGGGCGGTGCTGGCGGTGCGGTTCAACGGGGACGGGAACTACTGCCTGAGCTGCGGCCGCGACCGCACCCTCCGCCTCTGGAACCCCCACCGCCCCGCCCACATCAAGACCTACTCCTCCCACGCCCGCGAGGTCCGCGACGTCCACGTCACCAC GGACAACGCCAAGCTGGTCTCCTGCGGCGGCGACCGCCAGCTCTTCTACTGGGACGTCTCCTCCGGCCGCGTCATCCGCAAATTCCGCGGCCACGACAGCGAg GTTAACTCTGTGAAGTTTAATGAGTACAACTCGGTCGTGGTCTCGGCCGGCTACGACCGGTCGGTGCGCGCGTTCGATTGTCGGTCTCAGAGCGCCGAGCCGATTCAG ATCGTCGATTCGTTTCAAGACAGCGTAATGTCCGTGATTCTGACGAAAACTGAAATAATTGCTGGAAGTGTTGACGGCACTGTTCGGACTTTCGACATACGCATGGGGAG AGAAGTTGTGGACAACTTGGGGCACCCCGTCAACTGTATCTCTCTGTCGAACGATGGCAACTGCATTTTAGCTAGTTGCTTGGATTCTACACTAAGGCTTCTTGACCG GTCCACAGGTGAACTTTTGCAAGAGTACAAGGGCCATACGTGCAAA TCTTTCAAGATGGATTGTTGCTTGACCAACACCGATGCACATGTTGTTAGTGGATCTGAGGATGGCTTCATTTTCTTCTGGGATTTGGTGGATGCGTCAGTCGTTTCGAGTTTTCGAGCACATAGCTCTGTG GTGACTAGTGTGAGTTACCACCCAAAAGATGCTTGCATGTTAACTTCCTCAGTGGATGGCACTGTTCGTGTTTGGAAGCAATGA